One window of Sulfurospirillum sp. 1612 genomic DNA carries:
- a CDS encoding FkbM family methyltransferase gives MLKKMIKSILPKSAKEKLVDIKNNYFDGYALKSYSQEGEDMILRRLFEKQQTGFYIDVGAHHPMRFSNTYFFYKQGWNGVNIDAMPDSMKPFNKIRPRDTNVEKPVSDKKQVLTYYAFNEPALNGFSNELSEDRASANNNYHIIFEKDIETSTLEEILDNNLPKNQQIDFLSIDVEGLDFMVLKSNNFEKYKPKVILI, from the coding sequence ATGTTAAAAAAAATGATTAAATCAATTTTACCAAAAAGTGCTAAAGAAAAATTAGTTGATATTAAAAACAACTATTTTGATGGCTATGCTTTAAAGTCATATTCGCAAGAGGGTGAAGATATGATTTTGAGAAGGTTGTTTGAAAAACAGCAAACAGGGTTTTATATTGATGTTGGTGCTCATCATCCAATGAGATTTTCAAATACTTATTTTTTTTATAAACAAGGTTGGAACGGTGTAAATATAGATGCGATGCCAGATAGTATGAAACCTTTTAATAAAATTCGTCCAAGAGATACAAATGTAGAAAAGCCTGTCTCTGATAAAAAACAAGTTTTGACATATTATGCATTTAATGAACCAGCACTTAATGGATTTTCAAACGAGCTATCGGAAGATAGAGCAAGTGCAAATAATAATTATCATATTATATTTGAAAAAGATATAGAGACTTCTACACTAGAAGAGATACTTGACAATAATTTACCTAAAAATCAACAAATAGATTTTTTATCTATTGATGTTGAAGGGCTTGATTTTATGGTGTTAAAATCAAATAATTTTGAAAAATACAAACCAAAGGTTATTTTGATATAG
- a CDS encoding flippase has translation MKYFKNTSWLFGEKILRMIVGLFVGVWVARYLGPEQFGLFSYAQSFVGLFTAIATLGLDGIVVRELVKDESRRDELIGTAFWLKVMGAFGVLLILAIAVNFTSNDSYTNTLVFIIASATIFQSFNVIDFYFQSKVLSRYVVYANVISLLISSIVKVTLILNEAPLIAFAWVILFDSFVLACGFIYFYIKNNSTFNMWNLTFKKETALSLLKDSWPLILSGIVISIYMKIDQVMIKEMLDNEAVGQYAAAVRISELWYFIPMVIASSLFPAIINAKKQSEELYYSRLQKLYDLMVWMAIAIALPMTFLSDWVVGLLYGEQYNQAGSVLMIHIWAGIFVFLGVASGKWLLTENLQIFSTINTSIGAVVNIVLNYILIKEIGVVGAAWATLISYFVAAYLSLLFWNKTRINFLNLSKSLLFIRIFNVKKND, from the coding sequence ATGAAGTATTTCAAAAACACCTCATGGCTCTTTGGAGAAAAAATACTGCGGATGATTGTGGGATTGTTCGTCGGTGTTTGGGTAGCTAGATACCTAGGTCCTGAACAGTTTGGACTTTTTTCTTATGCGCAGAGTTTTGTAGGGCTCTTTACCGCCATCGCTACTCTTGGGCTTGATGGCATAGTGGTGCGTGAACTTGTTAAAGACGAGAGTCGCAGAGATGAACTCATAGGTACAGCGTTTTGGCTCAAGGTAATGGGTGCCTTTGGCGTTTTACTCATCCTGGCCATAGCTGTAAACTTCACATCAAACGACAGCTATACCAATACACTAGTATTCATCATAGCAAGTGCCACGATATTTCAGTCTTTTAATGTAATAGACTTTTATTTTCAGAGTAAAGTACTCAGTCGTTATGTAGTCTATGCAAATGTGATTTCACTTTTGATATCAAGTATAGTAAAAGTCACACTGATACTCAACGAAGCACCATTAATTGCATTTGCATGGGTTATACTTTTTGATAGTTTTGTTTTAGCATGTGGGTTTATTTATTTCTATATAAAAAACAATTCAACATTTAATATGTGGAACTTAACATTTAAAAAAGAAACTGCACTTTCTCTTTTGAAAGACTCTTGGCCACTCATACTAAGTGGCATAGTTATTTCCATATACATGAAGATAGACCAAGTGATGATAAAGGAGATGTTAGACAATGAAGCAGTAGGACAATATGCAGCAGCAGTCCGTATAAGTGAGCTTTGGTACTTCATCCCAATGGTGATAGCATCTTCTCTTTTTCCAGCTATTATAAATGCCAAAAAACAGAGTGAAGAGTTGTATTATTCAAGACTTCAAAAACTGTATGACCTAATGGTATGGATGGCAATAGCTATTGCTCTTCCTATGACTTTTTTGAGTGATTGGGTTGTAGGGCTACTTTATGGAGAGCAATATAATCAAGCTGGAAGTGTGCTGATGATTCATATTTGGGCTGGGATTTTTGTGTTCTTGGGAGTTGCTAGTGGGAAGTGGCTATTAACTGAAAACTTACAAATATTTTCAACTATAAATACTTCAATAGGAGCAGTTGTGAATATTGTATTAAACTATATACTAATAAAAGAAATCGGTGTTGTTGGTGCAGCTTGGGCGACATTAATATCATATTTTGTTGCTGCTTATTTGAGTCTATTATTTTGGAATAAGACAAGGATTAATTTTTTAAATTTATCAAAAAGTTTATTATTTATAAGGATATTTAATGTTAAAAAAAATGATTAA
- a CDS encoding GDP-L-fucose synthase family protein, which produces MKKNSKIYVAGHRGLVGSAISKNLQQKGYHNLITRTHHELDLTNQQAVAEFFEREKPEYVILAAAKVGGIVANSIYRADFIYENLQIQNNVIYQSYVHKVKKLLFLGSTCIYPKNARQPMKEDCLLTSELEYTNEPYAIAKIAGIKMCESYNLQYGTNFISVMPTNLYGPNDNFDLETSHVLPALLRKIHLGKCLESVKWEELSAKSDENWEKIKVDLNRNPIEGITRENTKEEILNILEKYGIKLLNTKHLAPSTSIEIWGSGTPRREFLYSEDMADACVFLMQNIDFKDIINQAPKTQNPKPKTLQEVRNTHINIGTGEDISIKELANLIKKIVGYEGELTFNTDKPDGTMLKRTDPSKLHALGWKHKVELEEGIKIVYEWYLNNK; this is translated from the coding sequence ATGAAAAAAAACAGTAAAATCTACGTAGCAGGACATCGCGGTTTAGTCGGAAGTGCTATATCTAAAAATTTGCAGCAAAAGGGCTATCATAATCTCATCACAAGAACACATCATGAGCTAGACCTCACAAACCAGCAAGCTGTGGCAGAGTTTTTTGAGCGTGAAAAACCAGAATATGTCATCTTAGCCGCGGCCAAAGTAGGTGGCATCGTAGCCAATAGCATCTATAGAGCGGATTTTATCTACGAAAATCTTCAGATCCAAAACAATGTCATCTATCAAAGTTATGTGCACAAAGTCAAAAAACTGTTGTTTTTAGGCAGTACCTGCATCTACCCAAAAAATGCACGACAACCGATGAAGGAAGATTGTTTGCTTACTAGTGAGCTAGAATACACCAACGAACCCTATGCTATAGCAAAGATTGCCGGTATCAAGATGTGTGAAAGCTACAATCTCCAATACGGCACCAACTTCATCAGCGTCATGCCGACCAATCTCTACGGACCCAATGATAACTTTGATCTAGAGACCTCTCATGTATTGCCCGCACTTTTGAGAAAGATACATCTTGGTAAATGTCTTGAGAGTGTTAAGTGGGAAGAGCTAAGTGCTAAGAGTGATGAAAACTGGGAAAAAATCAAAGTTGACCTAAATCGTAATCCGATAGAGGGAATCACAAGGGAAAACACAAAAGAAGAGATACTAAATATCTTAGAAAAATACGGAATTAAACTTCTTAACACTAAACACTTAGCACCTAGCACTAGTATAGAGATTTGGGGCAGTGGCACGCCAAGACGAGAGTTTCTCTACTCTGAAGATATGGCAGATGCCTGTGTGTTTTTGATGCAAAACATAGATTTTAAAGACATCATAAACCAAGCACCCAAAACCCAAAACCCAAAACCCAAAACTCTTCAGGAAGTCCGAAACACCCACATCAACATCGGAACGGGTGAGGATATCAGCATCAAAGAGCTGGCCAATCTCATCAAAAAGATAGTAGGATATGAAGGCGAGCTCACCTTCAACACCGACAAACCCGATGGCACGATGTTGAAGCGCACAGACCCTTCCAAACTCCACGCCCTTGGATGGAAACACAAAGTAGAGCTAGAAGAGGGGATTAAAATAGTGTATGAGTGGTATTTAAATAACAAATGA
- the gmd gene encoding GDP-mannose 4,6-dehydratase produces METKKVALITGITGQDGSYLAEFLLKKGYEVHGLKRRSSLFNTDRIDHLYQDPHEKNVNLHLHFSDMTDSMNLTRIIQETQPDEIYNLAAMSHVAVSFETPEYVANADGTGTLRILEAVRLLGLEKKTRIYQASTSELFGKVQETPQSETTPFYPRSPYAVAKMYAYWITVNYREAYGMFACNGILFNHESPVRGETFVTRKITRAASKIALGLQDKLYLGNLDAKRDWGHAKDYVRMMWMILQTDEPEDWVIATGKTTAVRDFVKFAFEYAGIVLRFENEGLDEVGIVDAIDQEKAQKLNLDLSHLSPGQVLVGVDPAYFRPTEVDLLLGDPSKAEKQLGWNREYNLQELVDDMMANDLKLMTKEQYLKDGGYTIMNYFE; encoded by the coding sequence ATGGAAACGAAGAAAGTAGCACTTATCACAGGGATTACAGGACAAGATGGAAGCTATCTGGCAGAATTTTTGCTCAAAAAAGGCTATGAGGTTCATGGACTCAAGCGACGTAGCTCACTGTTCAACACAGACAGGATTGATCATTTGTATCAAGACCCTCATGAAAAAAATGTCAATCTCCATCTACACTTTAGTGATATGACAGACAGTATGAATCTCACACGTATTATCCAAGAGACACAACCTGATGAGATCTATAATCTCGCGGCGATGAGTCATGTGGCTGTTTCATTTGAAACACCCGAATACGTCGCCAATGCAGATGGCACGGGAACGCTTAGGATTTTGGAAGCGGTGCGATTGCTGGGACTAGAGAAAAAGACGAGAATCTACCAAGCGAGTACTTCAGAGCTCTTTGGAAAAGTCCAAGAAACTCCCCAAAGCGAAACGACACCGTTTTATCCGCGTAGCCCTTATGCTGTAGCGAAGATGTACGCTTACTGGATCACAGTCAACTACCGTGAAGCCTATGGGATGTTTGCATGCAATGGCATCCTTTTCAATCATGAATCTCCAGTGCGTGGGGAGACATTTGTCACGAGAAAGATCACCCGTGCGGCGAGCAAAATCGCTCTGGGATTGCAAGACAAACTCTATCTTGGGAACTTGGACGCCAAACGCGACTGGGGACACGCCAAAGATTACGTACGCATGATGTGGATGATCCTACAAACAGATGAACCCGAAGACTGGGTAATCGCCACAGGCAAAACTACCGCCGTGCGAGATTTTGTAAAATTTGCATTTGAATATGCGGGGATTGTGTTGCGATTTGAAAATGAAGGGCTTGATGAAGTCGGAATTGTCGATGCGATTGATCAAGAAAAAGCTCAAAAACTAAATCTCGATCTCTCCCATCTATCGCCGGGACAAGTCCTCGTAGGAGTTGATCCTGCGTATTTTAGGCCGACAGAAGTTGATCTATTGTTGGGGGATCCTAGCAAAGCAGAGAAACAACTCGGATGGAATCGAGAGTACAATCTACAAGAGTTGGTCGATGATATGATGGCCAATGATCTCAAGCTCATGACAAAAGAGCAATACCTCAAAGATGGTGGATATACCATCATGAACTATTTTGAGTAG
- a CDS encoding mannose-1-phosphate guanylyltransferase/mannose-6-phosphate isomerase, which translates to MTNIILCGGNGTRLWPISRTLYPKQFVKLFQDQSLFQLTVERNSQFCQKQFVVSNAEQYFLALDQLEELGAHNNMYLLEPIGRNTAPAIALACLALPADEVVLVTPSDHLIKDQAAYEKVLARAAVLAQGDALVTFGIQPTFAETGFGYIEAEGEAVRAFHEKPDFATATQYLKAGNYYWNSGMFCFRAGVFLAELKHYAPKIYETSKYAYENSKKDNLIRISYEDMSKIPQDSIDYAVMEKSQKVKIIPSDISWSDVGSFDALSCELPNDIHNNLIISNKNVETIDIQDSIIIDTEDALLVCKKGSSQKVKEIVTRLKSEKSDLPNIHLTGHRPWGTYTVLEDSSGYKIKRIVVKQGKRLSLQKHFHRNEHWIVLSGCATVTIGERVFMVSPNESTYIKAGDIHRLENKGKLPLVIIEVQVGEYTGEDDIIRLEDDFERN; encoded by the coding sequence ATGACAAACATCATCCTGTGTGGCGGAAACGGCACGAGATTGTGGCCGATCAGCCGTACGCTGTATCCCAAGCAATTTGTGAAACTTTTCCAAGATCAATCCCTATTTCAGCTCACAGTGGAGCGCAATTCGCAGTTTTGCCAGAAGCAGTTTGTCGTCTCAAATGCCGAGCAGTATTTTCTCGCTCTCGATCAGCTAGAAGAGTTGGGCGCGCACAACAACATGTACCTACTCGAACCCATCGGGCGAAATACCGCGCCAGCCATCGCACTAGCGTGTTTGGCACTGCCCGCAGATGAGGTGGTCCTCGTCACGCCATCGGATCATTTGATCAAAGACCAAGCCGCGTACGAAAAGGTCCTAGCCCGAGCGGCCGTGCTCGCACAAGGAGACGCTCTCGTGACTTTTGGCATACAGCCAACTTTTGCAGAGACGGGATTTGGCTACATCGAAGCAGAAGGTGAAGCGGTGCGTGCATTTCATGAAAAGCCCGATTTTGCTACGGCGACACAGTATCTAAAAGCGGGGAACTACTATTGGAACAGCGGGATGTTTTGCTTCAGAGCCGGTGTTTTCTTGGCAGAATTGAAACACTACGCCCCCAAAATCTATGAGACCTCCAAATACGCGTACGAAAATAGCAAAAAAGACAATCTAATCCGAATCTCTTATGAAGATATGTCCAAAATTCCACAAGATAGTATCGATTATGCCGTGATGGAAAAGTCCCAAAAAGTGAAAATCATCCCATCCGATATCTCATGGAGCGATGTGGGGAGTTTCGATGCGCTCTCATGCGAACTACCCAATGATATCCACAACAACCTGATCATCTCCAACAAAAATGTCGAGACCATAGACATACAAGACTCCATCATCATCGATACGGAAGATGCCCTTTTGGTGTGCAAAAAAGGCAGCAGCCAAAAAGTCAAGGAGATTGTCACCAGACTCAAAAGCGAAAAATCAGACCTCCCCAATATTCACTTGACAGGGCATCGCCCGTGGGGGACGTACACAGTACTAGAAGATTCAAGCGGTTACAAGATCAAGCGCATCGTCGTCAAACAAGGCAAAAGACTCTCCTTGCAGAAACATTTCCACAGAAATGAGCACTGGATTGTACTGAGCGGTTGTGCGACGGTGACGATAGGAGAGCGCGTCTTTATGGTGAGCCCAAATGAGAGCACCTACATCAAAGCCGGTGATATTCACAGACTCGAAAATAAAGGAAAATTGCCCTTGGTGATCATAGAAGTACAAGTAGGCGAATACACAGGCGAAGATGATATCATCAGACTCGAAGATGACTTTGAAAGGAATTAA
- a CDS encoding MarR family EPS-associated transcriptional regulator encodes MLRLQNEELTLEVLRHLDDIKTQKSLADKLGLSVGKINYVMKALIDKGFIKAENFFANKNKNQYRYILTPKGMKEKLILTEKFIERKKKEYDELVKELEKMKG; translated from the coding sequence GTGTTGCGTTTGCAAAATGAAGAACTTACTCTTGAGGTATTGAGACATCTTGATGATATCAAGACTCAAAAATCACTAGCGGACAAGCTCGGCCTCAGTGTCGGCAAAATCAACTATGTCATGAAGGCACTCATCGACAAGGGTTTTATCAAAGCGGAAAACTTTTTTGCCAACAAAAACAAAAACCAATATCGCTATATTCTCACCCCAAAAGGGATGAAAGAGAAGCTGATATTGACCGAAAAATTTATAGAACGAAAGAAAAAAGAGTACGATGAACTCGTCAAAGAACTCGAAAAGATGAAAGGCTAG